The Pochonia chlamydosporia 170 chromosome 1, whole genome shotgun sequence genome window below encodes:
- a CDS encoding BCS1-like ATPase (similar to Cordyceps militaris CM01 XP_006665535.1) — protein sequence MDFFRQAGEALEAGQQTHEPTLTSQPSNTGIPGAPSPQFALLNFLLPGYSVLMSVAHSYMGTDINAYVPFLIVVAALYVIWMYVWDTLGDFFRDYFTSSVLIPADDEIYNMVMLWVSKQKFAHSSRSFVANTNINSRHHLFTYRYYDNESDAEDEDDDESHVDTTTGLSNNQKQALHYTPGFNGAHFFWYKSWPFTITRTIRERDSKNSNGWPEKEELTITTIGRNPRILKELLLEARQIHMTKDDRKTAIYRANFVDTYWQRCMSRLNRPFSTVILNEDVKQDLIDDAADYLDPVTRRWYANRGIPYRRGYLLHGPPGTGKSSLSLALAGYFRMKIYIVSLSSAAATEENLMSLFHDLPTRCVVLLEDIDSAGLTHSRDTPETPASPADADSKTSNSPSSDSTSTSGSRLSLSGLLNILDGVASQEGRILIMTTNHIEKLDKALIRPGRVDMTIHFGLADSNMIASIFRSIYAPYENETTSMAEAKDPDQEAIQKRLAKRRAKISERVDEQAKLFSQEIPELEFSPAEVQGLLLRHKRDPASALAAAGAWVVQMRKDKKEKAEEDEKKQKEEQEKKQKEKEKEKEKEDEKEKEKEKGKDKEKEKEKEQAKGNNVDGGEDKADQGKNDKDKEHNSGTEEAATHDASNGLAPKESDTRKKGSSDSGYETP from the coding sequence atggaCTTCTTCCGTCAAGCCGGTGAGGCTCTAGAAGCCGGCCAACAAACTCATGAGCCTACCTTGACATCACAGCCGAGCAACACCGGCATCCCAGGCGCACCCTCACCCCAATTTGCGCTGCTCAATTTTCTCCTCCCCGGATACTCTGTCTTGATGTCTGTCGCACATTCCTACATGGGCACCGACATCAACGCCTATGTCCCgttcctcatcgtcgtcgccgcGCTGTACGTGATTTGGATGTACGTCTGGGACACGCTGGGCGATTTCTTCCGCGATTACTTCACGTCTTCAGTCCTGATACCAGCCGATGACGAGATCTACAACATGGTCATGCTGTGGGTTTCGAAGCAGAAATTCGCCCACAGCTCTCGCAGTTTCgttgccaacaccaacatcaactctCGACACCACTTATTCACCTACAGGTACTACGATAATGAATCTGACgctgaagacgaagacgacgatgaaaGCCACGTTGATACCACTACCGGTCTGTCAAACAACCAGAAGCAGGCTCTGCATTATACGCCCGGCTTCAACGGCGCGCATTTCTTCTGGTACAAGAGCTGGCCGTTTACCATTACGCGAACCATTCGAGAGCGCGACTCGAAAAACTCCAATGGATGGCCCGAGAAGGAGGAGCTGACAATCACAACCATTGGCAGAAATCCTAGAATATTGAAGGAATTGCTGCTGGAAGCCAGGCAGATACACATGACGAAAGATGATCGCAAGACCGCCATCTACCGCGCTAATTTTGTCGACACCTACTGGCAGCGATGCATGTCCCGATTGAATCGGCCATTTTCCACCGTCATTCTAAACGAGGATGTCAAACAAGACCTTATTGATGATGCCGCTGATTATCTCGACCCCGTCACCCGTCGGTGGTACGCAAATCGCGGTATTCCCTACCGAAGAGGATATCTGCTCCACGGCCCTCCTGGCACGGGCAAGAGCTCTCTCAGTCTCGCACTGGCAGGGTATTTCCGTATGAAGATCTACATCGTGAGCTTGAGCTCCGCGGCCGCTACTGAGGAGAACCTCATGTCTCTTTTCCATGACCTGCCCACCCGCTGTGTCGTTCTCCTTGAGGACATTGACAGCGCTGGCTTGACACATAGCCGTGATACCCCTGAAACTCCTGCTTCGCCTGCCGACGCGGACTCCAAGACCTCTAATAGCCCATCTTCTGATTCCACATCGACTTCTGGCAGCCGTCTGAGCCTCTCTGGTCTGCTCAACATCCTCGATGGTGTGGCTTCCCAGGAAGGCCGCATTCTCATCATGACGACCAACCATATCGAGAAACTCGACAAGGCCCTCATCCGCCCCGGCCGTGTCGACATGACCATCCACTTTGGCCTCGCCGACTCCAACATGATTGCCTCCATCTTCCGCTCCATCTATGCGCCGTACGAAAACGAAACTACGTCCATGGCCGAGGCTAAAGACCCTGACCAGGAGGCCATTCAGAAAAGGCTGGCTAAGAGGCGGGCCAAGATCAGTGAACGCGTAGACGAGCAGGCGAAATTGTTCAGCCAGGAGATTCCAGAGTTGGAGTTCAGCCCCGCCGAGGTTCAGGGTTTGCTGTTGAGACACAAGCGTGATCCTGCGAGCGCTTTGGCTGCCGCCGGGGCTTGGGTTGTGCAGATGAgaaaggacaagaaggagaaggcggaggaggacgaaaagaaacagaaggaggagcaggagaagaagcagaaggagaaggagaaggaaaaggaaaaagaggatgagaaggaaaaagaaaaggagaagggtaaggacaaggagaaagagaaagagaaagagcaGGCCAAGGGGAACAACGTGGACGGAGGAGAGGACAAGGCAGACCAAGGGAAGAATGATAAAGACAAAGAGCACAATTCTGGCACTGAAGAGGCGGCTACACACGACGCCTCTAATGGCCTGGCTCCAAAAGAGTCGGATACGCGGAAGAAGGGTTCGTCTGATTCCGGATATGAGACCCCATGa
- a CDS encoding precorrin 3B synthase CobZ (similar to Coccidioides immitis RS XP_001245209.1), whose amino-acid sequence MTSGANDSVPSECDVLVVGSGNAGLSAAIAARQAGAGSVVLIDKCPESWAGGNSYFTAGAYRTVHEGLKDILPLVNNVSDEQAENIILEPYTADHFTEDLNRVCMGRSDPRLARTLISESNDAVKWLADLGVKFHLSFNRQAYEIDGKIKFWGGLCLKTADGGKSLIQDLRQAAQDAGVQTIWSTSFQEVKSESDTGILNVSICGKTWRAISTKAVIFAAGGFEANPRMRAAYLGPGWDMAMVRGTPYNTGECLEHCIACCDATAAGNWSGCHSVAWDANADPNCGDREASNEFTKSGYPLGLMINVDGKRFVDEGVDMRNFTYAKFGRAILEQPDHLAFQIFDARTTPWLRSEEYRPERVEHIKAQSIEELAEKCVSGGLRNKYAFINTVTEYNEAVLAHRRENPSVKWDPSVKDGLSTQSASTKLELPKSNWALPLDKGPFLAVKVSAGITFTFGGLKVDPDTAQILRSSNGSPSPGLYCVGEMMGGLFYKNYPGGSGLTSGTVFGRRAGTAAAQYVNSFYG is encoded by the coding sequence ATGACTAGCGGGGCAAACGATTCCGTTCCTTCAGAATGCGACGTCCTCGTTGTCGGCAGCGGCAATGCCGGCCTCTCAGCTGCTATAGCTGCCAGGCAAGCGGGAGCAGGGAGTGTTGTGCTCATTGACAAATGCCCAGAGTCATGGGCAGGAGGCAACTCATACTTCACCGCGGGAGCTTACCGAACCGTACACGAGGGTTTGAAAGACATTCTGCCACTGGTAAACAATGTATCGGACGAACAGGCGGAAAACATCATACTGGAACCATATACCGCTGACCACTTCACGGAGGACCTCAACCGTGTGTGCATGGGACGAAGTGACCCACGACTAGCAAGAACTCTCATATCTGAATCTAATGACGCGGTTAAATGGCTGGCTGACTTGGGAGTGAAATTCCATTTGTCTTTTAACAGACAAGCGTATGAGATTGATGGAAAGATCAAGTTCTGGGGTGGCTTGTGTCTGAAGACCGCCGACGGGGGGAAGAGCCTCATCCAAGATCTCCGACAGGCCGCGCAGGATGCCGGCGTGCAAACCATTTGGTCAACCTCTTTCCAGGAAGTGAAAAGTGAAAGTGACACGGGCATACTCAATGTTTCGATATGCGGCAAGACGTGGCGAGCCATATCCACAAAGGCCGTCATATTTGCAGCCGGTGGGTTCGAGGCCAATCCTCGCATGAGAGCTGCGTATCTGGGCCCAGGATGGGACATGGCCATGGTACGTGGAACGCCTTACAACACAGGAGAATGCCTGGAACACTGCATTGCATGCTGTGATGCGACAGCAGCGGGCAACTGGTCGGGCTGCCATTCCGTGGCATGGGATGCCAATGCCGACCCGAACTGCGGCGACCGCGAAGCGTCCAATGAGTTTACAAAATCAGGATATCCGCTTGGTCTTATGATCAATGTCGACGGAAAGCGGTTTGTAGACGAAGGAGTGGACATGCGCAACTTCACGTACGCCAAGTTCGGCCGGGCAATTCTCGAgcaaccagaccacttgGCATTTCAGATATTCGATGCGCGAACAACACCCTGGCTGCGGTCAGAGGAGTATCGGCCAGAGCGGGTCGAGCATATTAAAGCTCAATCTATCGAGGAGCTAGCTGAAAAGTGTGTCTCAGGTGGTCTTCGCAACAAATATGCCTTTATCAATACAGTCACGGAGTACAACGAAGCCGTGCTGGCTCACCGTCGTGAGAATCCATCTGTGAAGTGGGATCCATCCGTAAAGGACGGTCTTTCGACGCAATCAGCCAGTACGAAACTCGAGCTTCCCAAATCCAATTGGGCGTTGCCGCTGGACAAAGGGCCGTTCTTGGCAGTCAAAGTCAGCGCAGGAATCACATTCACGTTTGGCGGGCTGAAGGTTGATCCTGACACGGCGCAAATACTACGTTCATCCAATGGGTCCCCAAGTCCCGGATTGTACTGTGTCGGCGAAATGATGGGTGGATTATTTTACAAGAATTATCCGGGTGGGAGCGGACTGACTTCGGGGACTGTGTTTGGGAGACGGGCTgggacggcggcggcgcaatATGTTAACTCGTTTTACGGGTAG
- a CDS encoding hydroxymethylglutaryl-CoA synthase (similar to Aspergillus terreus NIH2624 XP_001213773.1), with protein sequence MASRPQNIGIKAIEIYFPSQYVEQSELEKFDGVSAGKYTIGLGQTKMSFCDDREDIYSLALTVTSNLLKKYNIDPNSIGRLEVGTETILDKSKSVKSVLMQLFGDNANLEGVDTVNACYGGTNALFNSVNWVESSAWDGRDAIVVAGDIALYAKGNARPTGGAGAVAMLIGPDAPVVMEPGLRGTYMQHAYDFYKPDLTSEYPYVDGHYSINCYTKALDAAYRDYCKREARLANGHANGTDASKTPLDRFDYLAFHAPTCKLVQKSYARLLYHDYLANADAPAFAEVAPELRDMDYEKSLTDKVVEKTFMTLTKKKFQERVQPATQVATMCGNMYCASVWGGVASLLSFADPKSLEGKRIGVFSYGSGLASSFMSFRVNGSVETIAKNLDIPARLDARRAVPPETFDSMCELRHQAHLKKDYTPKGEPSTIIPGTYYLEKVDDMFKREYKVQA encoded by the exons ATGGCTTCGCGTCCCCAGaacattggcatcaaggccATCGAGATCTACTTCCCCAGCCAG TATGTCGAACAGAGCGAACTCGAGAAGTTCGATGGCGTCTCCGCTGGAAAATACACCATTGGCCTCGGCCAGACCAAGATGAGCTTTTGCGATGATCGTGAGG ACATTTACTCGCTTGCTCTCACCGTCACTTCGAACTTGCTCAAGAAGTACAACATCGACCCCAACTCCATCGGTCGCCTGGAGGTTGGAACCGAGACCATTTTGGACAAGTCCAAGTCGGTCAAATCTGTCCTGATGCAGCTTTTTGGCGACAATGCCAATCTCGAAGGCGTCGACACCGTCAACGCTTGCTATGGCGGCACCAATGCTCTCTTCAACAGCGTGAACTGGGTGGAGTCGTCTGCCTGGGACGGCCGCGATGCCATCGTTGTGGCTGGCGATATTGCTCTGTACGCCAAGGGCAATGCTCGCCCAACTGGTGGTGCCGGTGCTGTTGCTATGCTCATCGGTCCTGATGCTCCTGTTGTCATGGAGCCAGGCCTGCGAGGCACCTACATGCAGCACGCATACGACTTTTACAAGCCTGACTTGACCAGCGAATACCCCTATGTTGATGGACACTACTCCATCAACTGCTACaccaaggctctggatgCTGCGTACCGCGACTACTGCAAGCGTGAGGCCAGGcttgccaatggccatgccAACGGCACCGATGCTAGCAAGACTCCCCTCGACCGCTTCGACTATCTTGCTTTCCACGCTCCTACATGCAAGCTCGTGCAGAAGTCGTACGCTCGATTGCTGTACCACGACTACCTGGCCAACGCTGATGCTCCCGCCTTCGCTGAGGTCGCTCCCGAGCTGCGTGACATGGACTACGAGAAGTCCCTGACCGACAAGGTCGTTGAGAAGACTTTCATGAccttgacgaagaagaagttcCAGGAGCGTGTCCAGCCCGCTACTCAAGTTGCCACCATGTGTGGTAACATGTACTGCGCCAGTGTCTGGGGTGGTGTCGCCAGCTTGCTGTCTTTCGCCGACCCCAAGAGCCTGGAGGGCAAGCGCATTGGCGTTTTCTCCTACggatctggtctggcctcGAGTTTCATGTCTTTCCGCGTCAACGGCAGTGTTGAGACCATTGCTAAGAACTTGGACATCCCCGCTCGCCTGGATGCACGACGGGCTGTGCCTCCCGAGACATTCGATTCC ATGTGCGAACTCCGTCACCAGGCCCACCTCAAGAAGGACTACACCCCCAAGGGCGAACCCTCGACCATCATCCCCGGCACCTACTACCTGGAGAAGGTTGACGACATGTTCAAGCGCGAGTACAAGGTCCAAGCATAA
- a CDS encoding 24-dehydrocholesterol reductase precursor (similar to Aspergillus oryzae RIB40 XP_001817148.1) yields the protein MERHKQAVAKIASTVRSFFDKKESYRIFHGSTNSTRPRPGPGARIVDISALSNVVGVDRSKRTALVEPNVPMDRLVESTLRHGLVPPVVMEFPGITAGGGYAGTAGESSSFKHGFFNETINYVEMVLGNGDVVRASKEEKPDLFQGAAGSVGTLGTTTLMELQLIEAKKYVRTTYHRTGSVAEAVEKVRAETQNPENDYVDGILFSKDHGVVITGTMTDEKPGDTKVQTFSRARDPWYYLHVKDRTKSLPSPSSATTSGPSSVVDYIPLAEYLFRYDRAGFWVGAQGWTYFKYVPFNNFTRWFLDDFMHTRMLYRALHASGESARFVVQDLGLPYDKAEEFVNYTTDTFDIWPLWLCPLKQTLPPTFHPYTGETETAADGSTTPKDILNIGLWGWGPADHEEFVTKNRALEDKLVQLGGRKWLYAHTYYNQEEFWKVYDKNRDWYEGLREKYHATTLPSVHDKVKIDVDAAREERKRTRQSLKSKWPIGGLYGIWQSIKSKDYHLHRRAEWKYKGDE from the coding sequence ATGGAGCGCCACAAACAAGCTGTGGCCAAGATAGCCTCCACCGTCCGGAGCTTCTTCGACAAGAAAGAGTCCTACCGCATCTTCCATGGCTCAACCAACAGCACTAGACCCCGGCCCGGGCCAGGCGCACGCATCGTCGACATCAGTGCCCTCTCCAACGTTGTTGGTGTCGACCGATCGAAACGAACTGCCCTCGTAGAGCCCAATGTCCCCATGGACAGGCTCGTCGAATCAACACttcgccatggccttgttccGCccgtggtgatggagttCCCGGGCATAACTGCAGGTGGTGGCTACGCCGGAACAGCCGGCGAGAGCAGCTCCTTCAAGCATGGCTTCTTTAACGAGACGATCAACTATGTGGAAATGGTGCTGGGGAACGGCGACGTGGTGCGAGCCTcgaaagaagagaagcccGACTTGTTCCAGGGCGCCGCGGGATCAGTGGGAACACTGGGAACAACCACGCTCATGGAATTGCAACTTATTGAGGCAAAGAAATATGTACGCACGACGTATCATCGCACAGGCAGCGTAGCGGAGGCTGTAGAAAAGGTGCGCGCGGAAACACAGAACCCCGAAAACGACTACGTGGACGGTATTCTCTTCTCCAAGGACCATGGCGTGGTCATTACAGGAACCATGACGGACGAGAAACCAGGGGACACCAAGGTCCAAACATTTAGCCGTGCCCGTGACCCTTGGTACTACTTACACGTCAAAGATCGCACCAAATCTCTCCCATCACCTTCATCTGCCACCACGTCTGGTCCGTCATCTGTTGTAGATTACATCCCCCTGGCCGAATACTTGTTCCGCTACGACCGTGCGGGATTCTGGGTCGGCGCCCAAGGCTGGACATATTTCAAATACGTGCCCTTTAACAATTTCACGCGTTGGTTCCTCGACGACTTTATGCACACGCGCATGCTCTATCGTGCGCTGCATGCCTCCGGCGAGTCGGCCCGCTTCGTCGTACAAGACCTTGGCCTGCCGTACGACAAGGCAGAGGAGTTTGTCAACTACACCACCGACACCTTTGACATCTGGCCGCTTTGGCTATGCCCGCTGAAGCAGACCCTCCCACCGACTTTCCACCCATACACGGGGGAGACAGAGACCGCCGCCGACGGATCTACGACTCCAAAGGATATTCTGAACATTGGTCTATGGGGATGGGGTCCCGCTGACCACGAGGAATTCGTTACCAAGAACCGCGCCCTGGAGGATAAGCTCGTTCAGTTGGGCGGACGAAAGTGGTTATACGCACACACATACTACAATCAGGAGGAGTTTTGGAAGGTGTACGACAAGAACAGGGACTGGTATGAGGGCCTGCGGGAGAAATATCACGCCACGACCTTGCCTAGCGTGCACGACAAGGTCAAGATTGATGTGGATGCTGCGCGAGAAGAGCGGAAGCGCACAAGGCAATCACTCAAGAGCAAGTGGCCTATAGGTGGCCTGTATGGCATATGGCAGTCCATCAAGAGTAAAGACTACCACTTGCATCGCCGCGCGGAGTGGAAGTACAAAGGGGACGAGTAA